The proteins below are encoded in one region of Salvelinus namaycush isolate Seneca chromosome 39, SaNama_1.0, whole genome shotgun sequence:
- the LOC120032792 gene encoding phosphoglycerate mutase 1 isoform X1, with the protein MAAYKLVLIRHGESCWNQENRFCGWFDADLSETGEQEAKRGGQALKDAGYEFDVCYTSVLKRAIRTLWFVLDGIDQMWLPVHRTWRLNERHYGGLTGLNKAETAEKHGEAQVKIWRRSYDTPPPPMEEEHNFYNNISQDRRYGDLTEDQLPSCESLKDTIARALPFWNDEIVPQIKDGKRVLIAAHGNSLRGIVKHLEGMSEEAIMELNLPTGIPILYELDKNLKPVGPMQFLGDEETVKKAMEAVAAQGKAKK; encoded by the exons ATGGCTGCGTACAAGTTGGTTCTGATCCGTCATGGAGAGAGCTGCTGGAACCAGGAGAACCGCTTCTGCGGATGGTTCGACGCGGACCTCAGTGAAACCGGGGAGCAGGAGgcgaagagaggaggacaggcgCTAAAAG atgcTGGCTATGAGTTTGACGTGTGCTACACCTCAGTCCTGAAGAGAGCCATCCGGACTCTGTGGTTTGTCCTGGACGGGATCGACCAGATGTGGCTTCCTGTCCACCGCACCTGGCGCCTCAACGAGCGCCACTACGGAGGCCTGACGGGGCTCAACAAGGCAGAGACAGCGGAGAAGCACGGCGAGGCCCAGGTTAAGATTTGGAGGAGGAGCTATGACACCCCGCCTCCTCCCATGGAGGAGGAGCACAACTTCTACAACAACATCAGCCAG GACCGTCGCTATGGCGACCTGACGGAGGATCAGCTGCCGTCCTGTGAGAGCCTGAAGGACACTATTGCCCGGGCACTGCCCTTCTGGAACGATGAAATCGTGCCCCAAATCAAGGACGGGAAGAGGGTTCTCATCGCCGCCCACGGCAACAGTCTCAGAGGCATTGTCAAGCACCTGGAGG GTATGTCAGAGGAGGCCATCATGGAGCTCAACCTGCCTACAGGGATCCCCATCCTGTatgaactggacaagaacctgaagCCTGTAGGGCCCATGCAGTTCCTGGGAGACGAGGAGACGGTGAAGAAGGCCATGGAGGCTGTGGCTGCCCAGGGCAAGGCCAAGAAATAG
- the LOC120032796 gene encoding exosome complex component CSL4-like — protein sequence MSPMKLCVPGDRLCSTEDCMPGTGVYLRHGYIYSSLAGYVLRKNEGEELPVISVVRETEAQLLPDVGAIVTCKVTSINPRFAKVHILYVGSTPLKDRFRGTIRKEDVRATEKDRVETYKSFRPGDIVLAKVISLGDVQSNYLLTTAENELGVVVAHSEAGAQMVPISWCEMQCPRTHAKEFRKVARVQPEYLQA from the exons ATGTCGCCCATGAAGCTGTGTGTTCCAG gTGATAGACTATGCAGCACAGAAGACTGTATGCCCGGTACTGGGGTGTACCTACGACACGGCTACATCTACTCCTCGCTAGCAGGCTACGTACTCAGGAAGAAcgaaggagaggag ctaCCAGTCATCTCGGTGGTGAGAGAAACCGAGGCTCAGCTACTACCAGATGTAGGAGCCATAGTCACCTGTAAG GTGACCAGTATCAACCCCAGGTTTGCCAAGGTCCACATCCTCTACGTTGGTTCCACACCACTGAAGGACCGTTTTAGAGGAACCATCAG GAAAGAAGATGTAAGAGCAACAGAAAAAGACAGG GTGGAGACGTATAAAAGCTTCCGACCTGGAGACATCGTCCTGGCTAAAGTC ATCTCCCTGGGAGACGTGCAGTCCAACTACTTGTTGACCACAGCAGAGAACGAGCTGGGGGTGGTGGTAGCCCACAGTGAAGCAG GAGCCCAGATGGTGCCTATCAGCTGGTGTGAGATGCAGTGCCCGCGGACGCACGCCAAAGAGTTCCGCAAGGTGGCCAGGGTGCAACCTGAGTACCTGCAGGCCTGA
- the LOC120032409 gene encoding G-protein coupled receptor family C group 5 member B-like, whose translation MALSPVLLFLLSLIGCGHSQDDIIDPGVAPPPPLGCGVNVDPLYRTLCDLESVWGVVLEAVACGGAITSLVLSVVLLAKRHSILDPDRRSGLGPLLLLLASLLVLFSLSLVFLVGRNEALCVVRRVLWGPLFALCFSCLLAQAVRLKRLVSGKSSPKGSSLAGLGMALALVQGIISGEWLLLTVVREGHGACDYPPLDFALVCSYALGLLLTALGLSLAVVLCGGEGGEDEAEEGSDGGCERRWKCNAVWLFLSCLASLLLWVSWLVLYLYGDMVLRGARTGGGEGRRLDWDEPALAVALVAQGWILLLFHAIPEAHLCLRDPPVPIQQDYFDTSQPQQPCFQQEVPLPTHTLTHRPYADNQTYSIEEHSAALRGGSYHNGHGGMRPGIPFRGHMYQPTEMALVMNGGTMPTAPVNYTGRQLW comes from the exons atGGCCCTCAGTCccgtccttctctttctcctctctctgattGGCTGCGGCCACTCCCAGGATGACATCATCGACCCCGGCGtggcccctccccctcctctgggTTGCGGTGTAAACGTGGACCCCCTCTACCGGACGTTGTGTGACCTGGAGTCTGTGTGGGGGGTGGTGTTGGAGGCCGTGGCCTGTGGTGGAGCCATCACCTCCCTGGTCCTCTCCGTGGTTCTCCTAGCCAAGCGCCACTCCATCCTTGACCCAGATCGGCGCTCCGGCCTgggtcctcttctcctcctgctgGCCTCCCTCTTGGTTCTCTTCTCCCTGTCCCTGGTCTTCCTGGTGGGGCGTAACGAGGCCCTGTGTGTGGTCCGCCGGGTCCTCTGGGGCCCCCTGTTCGCCCTGTGCTTCTCCTGCCTCCTGGCCCAGGCGGTGCGGTTGAAGAGGCTGGTGTCTGGAAAGTCTAGCCCCAAAGGGAGCTCCCTGGCTGGGCTTGGCATGGCCCTGGCCCTGGTCCAGGGGATCATCTCTGGAGAGTGGCTGCTGCTGACAGTGGTGAGGGAGGGCCACGGGGCCTGCGACTACCCACCGTTAGACTTTGCCCTGGTTTGCAGCTACGCCCTGGGGCTGCTCCTGACGGCGCTTGGCCTCTCCCTGGCTGTGGTGCTGTGtggaggggaagggggagaggacgaGGCAGAGGAGGGGAGTGACGGAGGGTGCGAGCGGCGTTGGAAGTGCAATGCCGTATGGCTCTTCCTGTCCTGCCTGGCATCCCTGTTGCTATGGGTTTCCTGGCTTGTGCTCTATCTCTATGGCGACATGGTGTTGAGGGGGGCGCGGACGGGTGGTGGGGAAGGGCGGCGACTGGACTGGGATGAGCCGGCGTTGGCAGTTGCCTTGGTGGCGCAAGGTTGGATCCTCCTATTATTTCACGCTATCCCAGAAGCCCACCTGTGTCTGAGAGACCCGCCGGTCCCCATCCAGCAGGACTACTTTGACACCAGCCAGCCCCAGCAGCCCTGCTTCCAACAGGAGGTGCCATTacctacacacaccctcacacacaggcCCTACGCAGATAACCAGACCTACTCTATCGAGGAACACAGCGCag CACTGAGAGGTGGGTCGTACCATAACGGACATGGGGGGATGCGTCCTGGGATCCCCTTCAGAGGCCACATGTACCAGCCCACTGAGATGGCCCTGGTGATGAACGGAGGAACG ATGCCTACCGCTCCGGTGAACTACACAGGGAGACAGCTGTGGTGA
- the LOC120032792 gene encoding phosphoglycerate mutase 1 isoform X2 gives MAAYKLVLIRHGESCWNQENRFCGWFDADLSETGEQEAKRGGQALKDAGYEFDVCYTSVLKRAIRTLWFVLDGIDQMWLPVHRTWRLNERHYGGLTGLNKAETAEKHGEAQVKIWRRSYDTPPPPMEEEHNFYNNISQDRRYGDLTEDQLPSCESLKDTIARALPFWNDEIVPQIKDGKRVLIAAHGNSLRGIVKHLEGMSEEAIMELNLPSV, from the exons ATGGCTGCGTACAAGTTGGTTCTGATCCGTCATGGAGAGAGCTGCTGGAACCAGGAGAACCGCTTCTGCGGATGGTTCGACGCGGACCTCAGTGAAACCGGGGAGCAGGAGgcgaagagaggaggacaggcgCTAAAAG atgcTGGCTATGAGTTTGACGTGTGCTACACCTCAGTCCTGAAGAGAGCCATCCGGACTCTGTGGTTTGTCCTGGACGGGATCGACCAGATGTGGCTTCCTGTCCACCGCACCTGGCGCCTCAACGAGCGCCACTACGGAGGCCTGACGGGGCTCAACAAGGCAGAGACAGCGGAGAAGCACGGCGAGGCCCAGGTTAAGATTTGGAGGAGGAGCTATGACACCCCGCCTCCTCCCATGGAGGAGGAGCACAACTTCTACAACAACATCAGCCAG GACCGTCGCTATGGCGACCTGACGGAGGATCAGCTGCCGTCCTGTGAGAGCCTGAAGGACACTATTGCCCGGGCACTGCCCTTCTGGAACGATGAAATCGTGCCCCAAATCAAGGACGGGAAGAGGGTTCTCATCGCCGCCCACGGCAACAGTCTCAGAGGCATTGTCAAGCACCTGGAGG GTATGTCAGAGGAGGCCATCATGGAGTTGAACCTTCCTAGTGTTTAG
- the LOC120032599 gene encoding lysine-rich nucleolar protein 1-like, with protein MVQADTGNRMVTMKKTNKKSGKDTHAEEEISENTSINQGNNEGVKKKKKTKVETLVEEEQVSSNGEWGNTEEKQEKQKGKKRNKLSSGTDINGEEAMTNGNDRRCGQKKKKQKGVKTEEETEQSELKDEKGVVENGPKQKKKKLSQAEETEISVVKTQEGEVIEIKEGKKKKGKTEEEKKVKKIPKAAEPTEESQEGETKKKKKGKKRAIAEKESREAEKEVIVKKKKGTEATVAVHEEEQNNTKKKKKKPKSSSSAADTTMETEGKEKGKMKKRKASALAEKEDVMVVDKRKPKQTKRVDTKGVVEQAEDGESEGRKKVKKSSSGVETEMEGSTPHKKGKKIPTKGKKKIKVESCAPEDQERDQTDVVFLSETRGNAFEIHIDQGRRLALQNEIDQKSNPVQLIAAPVPSGLGQWGTAQFDSSDQHSKFLRLMGGFKKGGQPMAASGATGGRANMALTKDGQQSLQQGLLGEFERAQSRRMDFTGRGAGLGFSAPSNNKFSIDINKTRSVRFDD; from the exons ATGGTCCAAGCCGACACAGGCAACAGGATGGTTACCATGAAGAAGACGAACAAGAAGAGTGGGAAGGACACCCACGCTGAGGAAGAGATCTCAGAAAACACTTCCATAAACCAAGGGAATAACGAAGGagtgaagaagaaaaagaagacgAAAGTAGAGACTCTGGTAGAAGAAGAGCAGGTGTCATCCAATGGGGAATGGGGGAATACGGAAGAAAAGCAGGAGAAACAGAAAGGGAAGAAGAGGAATAAGTTGTCGTCTGGGACTGACATCAACGGTGAGGAAGCCATGACTAATGGAAATGACAGAAGGTGtggccagaagaagaaaaaacagaaagGTGTTAAAACGGAGGAAGAGACAGAACAGAGTGAATTAAAGGACGAGAAAGGAGTAGTGGAAAATGGGCCGAAGCAGAAAAAAAAGAAGCTCTCTCAGGCAGAAGAGACAGAGATCAGCGTTGTCAAGACACAGGAAGGAGAGGTGATAGAAATAAAGGAAGGCAAGAAAAAGAAGggaaaaacagaggaagaaaagaAAGTGAAAAAGATCCCTAAAGCTGCTGAACCAACTGAGGAGAGTCAGGAGGGGGAGacgaagaagaaaaagaagggtAAGAAGAGAGCAATcgcagagaaagagagcagagaggcagagaaagaagtGATAGTAAAGAAGAAGAAGGGAACTGAGGCTACAGTAGCAGTACATGAGGAGGAACAGAATAACACcaaaaagaaaaagaagaaacCCAAGTCCTCCAGCAGCGCTGCAGACACCACCATGGAGACGGAAGGAAAGGAGAAGGGCAAGATGAAGAAGAGAAAGGCCTCTGCACTAGCAGAGAAGGAGGATGTGATGGTGGTGGACAAGCGGAAGCCCAAACAGACGAAAAGGGTGGATACGAAAGGAGTAGTGGAACAGGCGGAGGAcggagagagcgagggaaggaAAAAGGTAAAGAAGAGCTCCtctggggtagagacagaaatgGAGGGCAGCACCCCTCACAAGAAAGGGAAGAAGATTCCGACGAAGGGGAAAAAGAAGATAAAGGTGGAGAGCTGCGCCCCTGAAGACCAGGAG AGGGACCAGACGGACGTGGTTTTCCTGTCGGAGACCAGGGGAAACGCCTTCGAGATCCATATTGATCAG GGGAGACGCCTGGCCCTGCAGAATGAGATCGACCAGAAGTCCAATCCAGTCCAACTCATAGCAGCACCGGTACCATCG GGTTTGGGCCAGTGGGGCACTGCCCAGTTTGACAGTTCCGACCAACATAGTAAGTTCCTGCGGTTGATGGGCGGCTTCAAGAAGGGCGGGCAGCCAATGGCAGCGAGCGGTGCGACGGGAGGGCGGGCCAACATGGCGCTGACTAAAGACGGACAGCAGAGCTTGCAGCAAGGCCTACTGGGGGAATTTGAGCGCGCTCAGTCGCGCCGCATGGACTTCACAGGAAGGGGGGCGGGACTTGGGTTCTCGGCGCCGTCTAATAACAAGTTCTCGATTGACATCAACAAAACCCGATCGGTGCGCTTCGATGACTGA
- the LOC120032404 gene encoding M-phase inducer phosphatase 1-A-like, which yields MEDHTLTGDYSKTLLLPVERVEHQDLHCISAQTVASLLRGQYSGTVGDFLIIDCRYPYEYHGGHIRGADNLHTEAQIQGALLQLPALYQLSSWGRAPTSPPGQAPDPGVSGTSMGGVLQRSSSQSHSPGSGTTPPGQGSPMEGSSPRKLIVFHCEFSSERGPRLCHYLRELDRALHASLYPLLFYPELYLLEGGYRHFYSCYPELCEPRGYVPMLHREYREQLGRFRRKTKARLHKRLPLYKTH from the exons ATGGAGGACCACACCCTGACTGGAGATTACAGCAAG acACTACTGTTACCAGTAGAGAGAGTGGAACACCAGGATCTTCACTGCATCTCAGCCCAAACA GTGGCGTCTCTGCTAAGAGGACAGTACAGCGGTACAGTGGGAGACTTCCTCATCATAGACTGTCGCTACCCTTATGAGTACCACGGTGGACACATCAGG GGGGCAGACAACCTCCACACCGAGGCTCAGATCCAGGGGGCTTTACTCCAGCTCCCTGCCCTCTACCAGCTGTCCTCCTGGGGCAGAGCTCCCACCAGCCCCCCTGGACAGGCTCCAGATCCAGGTGTCAGTGGTACTTCCATGGGTGGAGTGTTACAGAGGTCCAGCTCACAGTCACATTCACCTGGAAGTGGTACCACTCCACCAGGACAGGGGTCACCCATGGAGGGGTCGTCGCCACGGAAACTGATTGTGTTCCACTGCGAGTTCTCGTCAGAGAGGGGCCCACGGCT ATGTCAttacctgagagagctggacagaGCGCTCCATGCCTCCCTCTACCCTCTGCTCTTCTACCCTGAGCTCTACCTGCTGGAAGGGGGCTACAGACACTTCTACTCCTGCTACCCG GAGCTGTGTGAGCCGCGCGGCTATGTTCCCATGCTCCACAGGGAGTACAGAGAGCAGCTGGGACGATTCAGACGGAAGACCAAGGCACGACTCCACAAGAGACTGCCGCTCTACAAGACTCACTGA